In the Nicotiana tabacum cultivar K326 chromosome 16, ASM71507v2, whole genome shotgun sequence genome, one interval contains:
- the LOC107765149 gene encoding uncharacterized protein LOC107765149, with protein sequence MAKTSEVSCFSWFISLMDSTDLFSYTDSKENIKKLKVKVNEVQYLTCEERIVVDFDYLDEPFGDARGLLSGFCGILACDCTLFPIHYMLTNVLFFKPKFFFKTTESVARQHVYKSIGKKWAANRLNLWSASEDPLKSRAEIIHNVPDGIPPDQWISFVDYQYKDSTKEMRKRNAENRKKQKIPHTGGSKANATRRAEMIAQTGQMPGRAQIYIATHKNEDGVYVNEEVKEICLKLAIVLGCSRVPHHLVTIWFYMIDILVMSCLLFLLATWDENFRKSSNIGWTTKPRLETGGRVKEKIELALSESTIDESQISPNDAVGKVLGKEHSGRVRCLGLGPVPSKVFKQVRPRFGGTSSSSIEGSCSSQCQHNHNQMMNAHNQMMNAFKAYMIMKEGTLPEQFVGFFDSPSTISPTTPSDADSGPFLPMDARRSCGDSNSRGNH encoded by the exons ATGGCTAAAACATCAGAAGTTTCTTGTTTTAGTTGGTTCATCTCTCTCATGGATTCAACTGATCTCTTTTCTTATACAGATTCAAAAGAAAATATCAAGAAACTCAAAGTGAAAGTTAATGAAGTGCAATATTTAACGTGTGAAGAACGTATTGTGGTTGATTTTGATTACCTGGATGAACCATTTGGAGATGCACGCGGCCTTCTTTCAGGATTTTGTGGAATTTTAGCATGTGACTGCACTTTATTTCCTATCCACT ACATGCTAACCAATGTTTTATTCTTTAAGCCCAAGTTCTTTTTTAAGACAACCGAGTCAGTTGCACGACAACATGTTTATAAATCTATTGGAAAGAAATGGGCTGCAAATAGGCTTAACTTGTGGAGTGCATCTGAAGACCCACTTAAAAGTAGAGCTGAGATTATTCATAATGTGCCGGATGGAATTCCGCCAGATCAATGGATTTCTTTTGTTGATTACCAATATAAAGATTCAACAAAG GAAATGCGTAAAAGAAATgctgaaaatagaaaaaaacagAAGATTCCACACACAGGTGGTTCCAAAGCCAACGCTACGAGAAGGGCTGAAATG ATAGCTCAGACTGGACAAATGCCTGGACGAGCTCAAATATACATTGCTACTCATAAGAATGAAGATGGAGTATATGTTAATGAAGAAGTAAAAGAAATATGC TTAAAGTTGGCTATTGTCTTGGGTTGCTCAAGAGTGCCTCATCACCTCGTTACTATATGGTTTTACATGATTGACATCCTTGTCATGTCCTGCCTACTTTttctacttgctacct GGgatgaaaattttagaaaatctTCTAACATAGGTTGGACAACTAAGCCTAGATTGGAAACAGGTGGGCGTGTCAAG GAAAAAATTGAGTTAGCTTTGAGTGAAAGCACCATAGACGAGTCTCAAATTTCGCCAAATGATGCCGTTGGTAAGGTGCTAGGAAAAGAGCACTCTGGAAGGGTAAGGTGTTTGGGATTAGGCCCTGTCCCTAGTAAAGTTTTTAAACAAGTAAGACCTCGTTTTGGTGGTACAAGTTCTTCAAGTATTGAAGGTTCATGTTCGTCCCAATGTCAACATAACCATAATCAAATGATGAATGCTCACAATCAAATGATGAATGCTTTCAAGGCATATATGATAATGAAAGAAGGGACTTTACCAGAACAGTTTGTGGGGTTCTTTGATTCTCCTTCGACGATTTCTCCTACAACA CCAAGTGATGCGGACAGTGGACCCTTTTTGCCAATGGACGCAAGAAGATCATGTGGTGATAGTAATTCTAGAGGCAACCATTGA